The nucleotide sequence CGCCGGAACCGCGGCCAGCGGCGCCGCCGGAACCGCGACCAGCGCGGACGGGAGCGCGACCAGCGCCGCCGCCGGAACCGCGACCAGCGGCGGCGGGACCGGAGAGCCGGCCGCGCCCGAAGGCGCGCCGGAGTTGCTGCACGAGATCGCGGCCAGGGTGCGTGCCCAGAACCAGATGTCGCTGGCGGCATCGGTGGAGCGGGCGGAGGAGGCCGTCGTGACCGAGGACCGCGTCACGATGACGTTCGCGGCGGGCGACCGGTACCACGGCGGGAAGGTGGCGGGCGCGCAGCAGACGGTGGCGTCGGCGGCGAGCGAGATCCTGGGCCGGCCGGTGAGCGTCGGGGTAGACTATCGCCGTGAGCCGGCGCCGGCAGGGCGGCCGGAGCGCGCGGCCGGCCCGGAGCAAACCGACGTCGGGCGCTTTTGCAAGATATTCCGCGGCGAAGTGGTGAAGGAGATAGCACATGGCATCTAACCCGCTCGATTTTCTGAAGGCGATTCAGGGTCTGCAGCGCAACATGGGCGACATGGAGGAGAAGCTGCGTGGCGTTCAGGTGACCGGCAGCGCCGGCGGCGACATGGTCGAGGTGGTGCTCAACGGGCACCTGGAGGTGGTCGCGCTGCGCCTCGCGCCGGAGGTGATCGATCGCGAGGAGCGGGAGATGCTGGAGGACCTGATCCGCGCCGCGTTCACGGACGCGGTCGGCAAGGTAAAGGAGCACCTGCGCGGAGAGTTCAGTTCCGTGCTTGGCGGCATGCCGCTGCCGCCGGGGCTGTTCGGGGCCTGATCGACGACGGTCTGTCCATGACCAGTCTAGACCGGGTCATTACGGCGTTGGCCAAGCTGCCCGGCCTGGGCCGCAAGAGCGCGGCACGGCTCGCCTACTACCTGCTGCGGGCCGACCCCTCCTACGTGCGCTCGCTGGCCGCTGACCTGACCGCGTTGCGTGAACGGATCCGGCCCTGTCGGATCTGCGGCGCGTATACGGAGGCGGAGCGCTGCGACATCTGTGCGGACCCGTCGCGCGAACCGGATCGGGTGTGCGTGGTGGAGCAGCCGCAGGATGTCGCTACCATTGAGGCGACCGGCGAGTTCCGGGGCCGCTACCACGTGCTCATGGGCGTATTGTCGCCCCTTGACGGCATCGGGCCGGAGGATCTGCGCATCGACCTGCTGCTGAGGCGCGTGCGCGAGGAAGGGGTGCGCGAGGTGATCGTCGCCACCAACCCCACGGTGGAGGGCGAGGCGACGGCGCTGCTGCTGGCCAAGCAACTCCGGGACCTGGGCGTGGTGACTTCGCAACTGGCCCACGGCCTGCCGGTGGGAAGCGACCTGGAATACTCCGACCGGCTCACCGTGAGCCGGGCACTGCGCGGACGCGTGCGCCTCGACCAGTAGCGCCTGCGGCCCGGCGTCCGCGGCCCGGGCCTATATCTTGTCGATCAGAATGGAGCACTTCCCGGAAGGAATCGGCAGCGTCTTGCGCCGCCCTTCGCGCAACACGTTGATGGTCAGGTAGTACAGCTTCTCCGATTCCAGCCGTATCTCCCAGCCGCGCGAACTCTTGGCGCTCACGATGGAGATCAGGTTGCGTTTCAACTGCAGGTTTTCGATGCCCATGATCTCCATCATCGGAATGCGCCAGTCGACGGTCTTGCGCGGCAGCGAGATAAACAGGCCGACCACGTTTTCGATCATCAATGCCACGGTGCTGAGCGCGCAGTAGGCCATCAGGAGTCGGCGTGGAAATCCGTTCCGGTCGGGGCCCCGCGCCGGCCCGTCCTGTTGCGGCGCGTAGGCCTCGTACAGCGAGCCCGTCACGTTCTCCTCCGGATGTAACCCGTCGAGCACGTAGTACAGGTGGCGCAGGGCGAACTCACGCGCCTCTTCGTGTTTCCCGTAACGCTCGAGTCCCTTGATCACCATGTAGTTGAACGGCGGCAGTACGGCGCTGCGGTATCCGGAGCCGTCGCGCGAGTAGCCTTCGTGGGCGGCGGACAGTGTCGGGAAGGGGTGCTCGACGCCGAACTCCTCCGGCTTGTTCAGGTAGGAGATGAGTCGTTCGCTCCTGTCCTCGTTGGGAATTGCCGCGAGCAGCGTCCAGAATGCCCCGACCGTGCGCAGCGGCAGGCGGCGTCCGTCGCGGTCGAGGTCGTAGTAGAAACCGGTATCGTTATCCCACATCTGCTGGCTGATGCGGGTCTTCAGCGAGAAGTAGGCACGCTTGTACTTGAAGCTGGTGTCCTTGTCGTTCAGCACGTCGCCGATCGCCGAAAGGAACAGCGCGTTCAGCGCCTGCTGCGCGTTGAAGTCGATCGCGTAGTGGCACCCTTCGCGCGGACAGTGGCCCATCATGGTGGCGGCCGCGGGGACCGCGTAGAGGCCGTTCTCCTGCCGATGGGTGGCCTCGAGCCAGGCGAAGTGGCGCTCAAGCACGGGCAGGATCTCACGCAGCCGCTTCTTGGTGCCGAGCTTGTGGTACAGGTTGTACTCGGCCCACGCGAACAATGGCGGCGCCACCCCGGTCGGGTTGTCGTCGGCAAGCACCGGCGAGCCGTCTTCGACCAGGTACTCACCGCGGATGGCGCCATCCTCC is from Spirochaetaceae bacterium and encodes:
- a CDS encoding YbaB/EbfC family nucleoid-associated protein; the protein is MASNPLDFLKAIQGLQRNMGDMEEKLRGVQVTGSAGGDMVEVVLNGHLEVVALRLAPEVIDREEREMLEDLIRAAFTDAVGKVKEHLRGEFSSVLGGMPLPPGLFGA
- the recR gene encoding recombination mediator RecR, whose amino-acid sequence is MTSLDRVITALAKLPGLGRKSAARLAYYLLRADPSYVRSLAADLTALRERIRPCRICGAYTEAERCDICADPSREPDRVCVVEQPQDVATIEATGEFRGRYHVLMGVLSPLDGIGPEDLRIDLLLRRVREEGVREVIVATNPTVEGEATALLLAKQLRDLGVVTSQLAHGLPVGSDLEYSDRLTVSRALRGRVRLDQ
- a CDS encoding trehalase family glycosidase — its product is MSDALRQLAVRTDFPEVNFYDQDLVNLYQRSWHWISEQWHRGTEANGFAPHYFRYPAADRINQFETCFSTFFLVYSNRTFPVTEQLDTFYRKQEEDGAIRGEYLVEDGSPVLADDNPTGVAPPLFAWAEYNLYHKLGTKKRLREILPVLERHFAWLEATHRQENGLYAVPAAATMMGHCPREGCHYAIDFNAQQALNALFLSAIGDVLNDKDTSFKYKRAYFSLKTRISQQMWDNDTGFYYDLDRDGRRLPLRTVGAFWTLLAAIPNEDRSERLISYLNKPEEFGVEHPFPTLSAAHEGYSRDGSGYRSAVLPPFNYMVIKGLERYGKHEEAREFALRHLYYVLDGLHPEENVTGSLYEAYAPQQDGPARGPDRNGFPRRLLMAYCALSTVALMIENVVGLFISLPRKTVDWRIPMMEIMGIENLQLKRNLISIVSAKSSRGWEIRLESEKLYYLTINVLREGRRKTLPIPSGKCSILIDKI